One Candidatus Sulfurimonas baltica DNA segment encodes these proteins:
- a CDS encoding response regulator transcription factor, with amino-acid sequence MKIILFSSNMDTIDEWVKRHGIHHADTCQDTDSLIDKLEDNKNIILIADYDSVASEINNLISSYSLPKNLIVLERVPEIATGKMLIRHGIKAYGNSRMLSQHYKQMLETVTYGNIWTYPELTAALVKTTNKESLNSDALQLVENRLSAKELEVIYLMLNGLTNDAIASAINITTRTVKAHVSSIFSKLHVNDRVSLILLLK; translated from the coding sequence ATGAAAATAATACTTTTTAGCTCAAATATGGATACTATTGATGAATGGGTAAAAAGACATGGTATTCATCACGCAGATACATGTCAAGATACTGACTCTTTAATTGATAAACTAGAAGATAATAAAAATATTATTCTAATTGCTGATTACGATAGCGTTGCATCTGAAATAAACAACTTAATTTCATCATACTCTCTTCCTAAAAATTTAATAGTACTTGAAAGAGTGCCTGAAATTGCAACTGGTAAAATGCTTATACGTCATGGTATAAAAGCATATGGTAATTCAAGAATGCTATCTCAGCACTACAAACAGATGCTTGAAACAGTAACTTATGGCAATATATGGACATACCCTGAACTTACAGCGGCATTGGTTAAAACAACAAATAAAGAATCTCTAAACAGTGATGCTTTACAACTAGTAGAAAATAGACTATCAGCTAAAGAACTAGAAGTTATTTACTTAATGCTTAATGGACTAACTAATGATGCAATAGCTTCAGCGATTAACATAACAACAAGGACTGTCAAAGCACATGTAAGTTCTATTTTTTCTAAGCTACATGTAAATGATAGAGTTTCGTTAATACTTCTTCTTAAATAG